The stretch of DNA GCCCGTTGAGCAGAACATACGCTAGGTAGGTTTTGCCCTCCGGTGTTGCGGCAATCTTATCGAGACGCCCGGCAAGCGGAGGAAACTGCCCCGGTGAGCCTTTGCCGCCTGCCTGATGGCATGCGCTGCAATTGCTTCCATAAAGATTTGCGCCATCCGCATCGGCGAGCGCGGGTGTTGCGCTCAGCATAAGAGCCAGAAGGGGAAGGGCGCTTTTCTTCATGATGTTTTCCTCAATGGTCCCGGTGATGTTTCGTCAGAAAGACGAGAGTTTTTCTGAGATGATTTTCGCCGCGCTCGACCAGGGAACCGGCGTGAATTGCGCGCGCAACGCAGCCTCGCGTGTGCGCAGTTCATCGGGGTTGTCGATCAAAGCGGAAATCACTTTCAAAGCTTGCGTCGCATTATCGGGATCGAAGCGAGGCGCGAAATTTCCCGCCGCTTCGGCTAGGGAGGCGGCATCGGATGTCGCGCATACTTTGCCCAACCCGTGGCTTTCCGTCACCGGCAGGCCCCAACCTTCGTAAAAGGAGGGGAAAACCGTGAAAAGCGCGCCGCGATAGAGCGCATTGATCTCTTCGTCGGAAGGACCGTCTACGATGACCAGATGCCCGTCGAGGAAGTTACTGTTACGGATTTGCTGCAACAGATCTTCCACCAGCCAGCCGCGGCGTCCCGCAAAGACAAGGCATGGCACCGTGCTCGGCGGCCGTTCACGTAACAGACGCCGCCATACCCGAAATAAGAGCGCATGGTTCTTGCGCGCTTCGATCGTGCCGACCGTCAGCACATATTCGGACGGCGACATGCCGAGAGGAGATGCCCCGATATGACGGTTGGCGTCCGAAAAGCTCGTGCCCATCGGGATGACTTGCACGGGCGAGCGCAAAGCCAGACCAGAATTATGCGCGTAACGCTCCACATCGGCGCGTGTGGCGTCCGAAATTGCGAAAAGCAGATCGCACTCCGGGATGACTTCATCATACCAGCGCCGGAAAATGCGGCTCAGCCCCGGACGGCACCATTCAGGCCATAACAAAGGAATGAGATCGTAAATCAACAGGCCGGTCGTCATGCCATGCTGTTCGCGGCAACGCTTGAGAAGCGCGCCATACGTTCCATGAGACCAAGGCGCGCCGAGGGCCAGGAAAATATCGCCGGGCTGGGGGGCGAAAACTTCGCTCGGTGCATCCTCTTCGGAACGACGCGACCGCCATTGGCGCGCAAGGTCCCGCCCGGCTGCGCCGACGCCTTTCGAAAGCGTGATTCCATGTTGAAGGGCTTGCCTCTGGTCGCGCAACAAGCTGCCGAGCGGCACGCGGACGGGCGCGGGCAGCCGGAGTGCGGCTTGACGCAAGCGGGAAGGAGCGGTCGGCTCCGAGGCACTCATTACAGGCGTCGGCGCGCCGCGATGCGCTGGCGGTGCGGTCAGGCGGCGATAGAGTTCATCGACCTGTTCGCGTGGCACAACCCGCAGCCCCAGCCCATCGACCGTATGGCGCACATAGGACAGACGATGCGCCCATTGCTCATCTTGTTCGAGAGCATGCTGTATTTCGAAAGCTACGCGCTGAATGCCGCTTGGGCGCGCGTTTGTTCGCGCATATTCAAAGAGATCCTCGACATCGATCCAAAGGCGGCGTTCAGACATCAAACCTCCGGGTCTTCGGCAATGCGTTGCCGCCAATCTGTCATCACATCTTGCAAAGTGGTTTCCCAGTCGATGCGCGGCCGCCAGTTCAAAGAGGCTTTTGCCGCATTGGCATTGCCGAGCGCCATAGGGATATCGCTCGGCCTCAAGCGTGCCGGATCGATCTCGATTTTTGCCTCGATCCCGGAAATTTCAAGCAATTGATCCAAGATGGACCGAATGGAGCGAGACTGCCCAGAGCAAAGATTGAAAATCGCGCCCGGTTCGATTTGGCTCGCCGAAGCTATGACGTCCAGATACGCATCGCATACATCGCGCACATCGAGAAAATCCCGCGTCGCATCGAGATTGCCGACGCGCAGACAAGGTTCCTGCTGCCCCACGCCGATCCGCGCGATCTGACGCGCGAAGGCGGGGACCACGAAATCGGCGGATTGGCCAGGGCCGGTATGGTTGAACGGGCGCATTCTAACAGCGCGCAACCCTTGCATCGCGAGCATACCCAACGCCAAATCCGCCGCCGACTTCGTCAGGGCGTAGGCGTTGGCGGGGGCGAGCAATCCTTTTTCGTCAAGCGGCGTGCCCGCTTGGAAGCTTTTGCCGTAAACCTCGGCCGTGGAGGCGAAGAGAAACATCCCCTCCGGCGCGTGGTGCTGCATGGCTTCCGCCAGGATAAGCGTACCCTCCAAATTGACCTGCCAGGCGCGTTTCGGATCGCTCCGTGCCGCGCCGATCGTCGAGATGGCGGCAAGATGCAGGCAATGATCCGGTTTGAAACGCTTGATCGCTTCTTCGATTTGCGCCTGATCCGTAATATCGCCGATGGAAGGCAGAAGCTCCGCATCGGGGAAACGGGCAAGCAGGCGCGTCGTCAGATGCTGGCCGACGAAACCGTTTGAACCTGTGATCAGAACGCGCATCGGCGGTCTTGGCTTAGGAGCGGCTTTGGGCGCGATGGCGTGCAAGGTCGGCTTCGATCATCTCTGCGATCATCTCTTCCAACGTGACGCTTGGCGCCCAGTCCAGAGCGCTTCTGGCCTTGTCGGCGTCTCCCAATAGCACCTGGACTTCCGCAGGGCGCAGCAAATCCGAACGCGTGACGACATGATCTTCGAAATTCAGACCGACATAGGAGAATGCAATCCGGCAGAAATCGCGGATGCTGGTGGTGCGGCCGGTGGCCACCACATAATCGTCAGGCGTTTCTTGCTGCAGCATGAGATGCATTGCCCGCACATAATCGCGCGCATGCCCCCAATCGCGTGTGGCATCGAGATTGCCGAGGGGAAGCTGGGTCGCCAGCCCGAGTTTGATGCGCGCAACGCCGTCCGTTACCTTGCGCGTGACGAACTCGATCCCGCGCAACGGGCTTTCATGATTGAACAAGATTCCGGACGAGGCATGCATGCCGAAGCTCTCGCGATAATTGACTGTCATCCAATGAGCGTAGAGCTTGGCGACGGCATAGGGAGAGCGCGGATAAAACGGTGTTTTCTCGTTTTGCACCGGCTCTTGGATCAGCCCGAACATTTCCGAGGAGGAGGCCTGATAGAAACGCGCATCGCTGCGGACGATTCGCACGGCTTCCAGCACATTGACCGCGCCCACGCCGGTGACGCTCCCGGTAAGCAGCGGCTGCTGCCACGAGGCAGCCACGAAGCTCTGGGCGGCGAGATTGTAGATTTCGTCCGGTTTGACCGTTTCCATAATACGGATAAGCGAAGAGAGGTCGGTCAAGTTGCCATCGACAAGTTCGACCTGGTCCAGAATGCCCAGCCAGCGGAGCCGTTCGCCGATCACATCGGCGGAGGCGGAACGACGCAGCAGCCCGACGACGCGATAGCCCTTCTCAAGCAAAAGCTGGCTCAAATATGCGCCATCTTGCCCCGTAATTCCGGTGATCAACGCTGTCGGCATGGTTTTTGGCTTTCGTCTTTCGTTCGCTCAAACGCATCGCCCGATAGAGGGTGATAGGTTCGGCTAGCCGTTCTCGGTCCCTGCGGTCAATCCATCAGATGATTTATCGCGCCTTTGAGCGAAGTCAGTGGATTTTGATATAAAAGGTCTTACATTGAGCGCGGCGCTTACCGTGCCGGGTGGAAAGAATAGAAGTCATAGGAAGAATAATATTTTAATTTCTATCGTTCTTGGCGATTTCACCGCAGAAGAGGCATCGGTTACGGTGGTGACTTAGCGCATGAAGTCCGCTCTCAACGGGCTGTGGCGTCTTTTGCCCACGGAATTTCGCCGCCATGCACTCTATCGAATCGCTGCTGCCGTAGCGCCGAAAGCGGAGAAGCCGCCTCCGATTTGCGATGGGCAAATCGGCCTTGCGGGAGAACTGTCCCGCTCCTCTGGGTTGGGGGAGGGGGCGCGATTGATGATCCAAGCGCTCCATGCGCAGCAGATTCCCACGACGCCGCTCGATATTGGCACGCTATCCGAACCAAGACGCCTTACCGACCAAGAAAAACACTCCCTTAGCGACCGGGCGGCGCTGATTCTTCACGTCAATTCTCCGCAACTGCCGATCGCGCTCAATCGTATGGGGCGTGCTTTCGTCCAAAATCGTCGCATCGTCGGATATTGGGCGTGGGAACTCCCGACCCTTCCGCCGATTTGGCGCGCTGGGCTACGCTGCGTGCATGAAATATGGGCCCCCTCCGCGTTCACGGCCAGCGCGCTTGAAACCATCGCGCCGGGCCGAGTGAAAGTCGTGCCGCATCCGCTGGCGGTTGAGCCGCCTCGGCCAAGCGTGCTCGATCGGTCGGCGTTCGGGGTGTCGCAAGATGCCGTTATGGTGCTGCTATGCTTCAATCTGGCGTCGAGCTTCGTGCGGAAAAATCCGATATCCGCGATCCGCGCTTTCCGCGAAGCTTTCGGAGATCGGAAAGATCGAGTCCTTTTCGTGAAAATGACCGAAACGCATCATTATCCCGAAGATGAGCGAACGCTGCGGGAGGCTCTGGCGGGGATGACGAACGTCATGATCGAGACGCGTGAATTGCCGCCCGGCGATCTGCACGCATTGACGCATCTTTCGGATATCGTCCTGTCCTTGCATCGTAGCGAGGGGTTCGGGCTTATTCCCGCCCAAGCCATGTTGCTCGAACGCCCGGTGGTGGCAACGGACTGGTCCGCGACGGCGGAATATCTCGATGAGTCATGCGGCTTCCCCGTTGCCTATCATCTCGTTCCCGCTCGTGATCCACGCGGCGTTTTCGAAGCGGAAAAAGCGGTTTGGGCGGAAGCGGATATTCATGACGCAGCGCGGAAATTGCGCATCGCGGCAGACGATGCCGCATTGCGCAAACGGCTGGGCGCGGCGGCCCGGCAGCGCGCGCAGGAGCGGTTTAGCCCTCAGGCGTTACTGCGCGCGGTCGAGGCGCTTTCTCGCAGTGATGCGACATCATGAAGGTGCTGGTTTGGCAATGGGGGCGGCGCGGGGGCGGCCCACGCTTTGCAATCGATCTGGCGCGCGGTATTGCCTCTCTTCCCCATCATGAAATCGTTCTGTCGCTCTCGCGTCAAAGTGAATTCATGAATTTGGACGAGGTCGTTTGCGATCTCCCCGTCTCGACATACACAAATATCGTGGGCCTTTTGTGGCGCGCCATCTGTGCGCCGCAACTGTTTTTTAGCTTAAGAAAACAACTTAAAGGGCGAGGTCTCGATCTGGCGGTTTGCGCCATGCCGGGGCCGCTCGATCTCATCATGCTGGGTGCGCTGCGCAGTATCGGCGTTCCGGTGGTGGTGTTCGTGCATGATGCCCAAGCCCATCCGGGCGATGGCTACCCTATGCAGATATTCCTGCAAAATATCCTTATCCGCCTGGCCGATGGCGTGGCGGTTCTCAGCAGGCATGTCGCGCGTCAGCTTGAGCAAAGCGGGGCGCTTCATGGGCGCGTGCCTGTTCTGAGCACATTGCCGCCTTCCATTTTCCACAAAAACTTTCCAGCACCGATGGCCCATCAAGGCGCCAAACGTTTCTTATTTTTCGGGCGACTTCTGCATTACAAAGGGTTGGACCTTCTGGCGGAAGCATTGTCGCTTCTGCCATCGGATTTAGCGTTCGAAATGCGGATTGTAGGGAACGGCCCGGCATCGGAAACTCTCCGAGAATTGGCGCGGGATGCGCGTGTGCGCGTGGAAAATCGCTGGGTGCCGGAAGATGAAATCCCGGCTTTGATTGCCTGGGCGGATGTGCTCGTGCTGCCTTATCGTGAGGCCAGCCAAAGCGGTGTCGCGGGAGCCGCGATCATGGCCAACCGGTGGGCGATCGCGACGCGCGTTGGTGGCCTGACAGAGCAATTTGCGGACCAAACTCAGGCTATTATCTGTGCGCCGACGGCCTCTAGCATTGCGGCGGCCATCGTGGAGATGGTGCGAACGCCGCCTGCTTTGCCGCCGCGTTACGATGCGTTAAAAGCCTGGCGGAATATGAGCCGCCAGTTCTTGCAAGATTGCGGCAATCTCCTCGCTGCGCGTTAAGGCAGGGGCGGCTTGAAGTTGCAGGGGTGAGGCGGCAGCCAGCACGGATCGGGCCGCCATGTTAAATGCATCCCCCAGAACTGCTCCGGCACCGATTTGGAAGAAGCGGGATACGGCGTTGGCACGCCGTTGAAAGGATGCGCAAGGGTAATCCAACGTTCACCTTGAGAATCCGGCATGGCGCGGAAATCATGGATATTATGCTGAATGGCGCGGTTGTCGCGAAGGGCTAGGTCGCTGAAATATAGATCCGGCCATGAGGGCGGCGCCTCGTGAAGCGTGACCATCCAGATCGGCATGTGGGCCGTCGAAGCGGGAACCGGCAGAAGGCGGATGCCGGAGAGGATGAAAATAGCGGCACCAACAGCCAGCACGAGACGCCACTGCCGAGAGAAGAATTGATGTAGCGCCCACCAGCCGAGCAGAGCGCAGGCCGGGAACATCCATTTGAAATAATGAACATTGTTGTAGCGCCATAGGCCGCTGGGAATTAGATCGACATAGGAGAAGAAAAGCAGGGCGTAGAAAACGCTGAGGCCTGCCAGCAGAATAAGCGGCAGAAACGCCCGCCGCACCCCGAGAAACGGTAGCAAAGCCATACCGACAAGGCTGAAATAGAGCCAATGAATATGCTGCAATAGGCCCGAACCATCGGGAAACCAGGGACGGGGCGTAATCAGCAGAAGATAGGTTTTCCACCAAAGAAGATCGAGGCGGAAGCCAAGCCCTTTGGACATGACCATATAGTCGGAGGGGTGCGCGCCATAAATGCGCAGCCAAAGGGCACCGCAAAGCGATAGAACGATGGCCGCTCCCAAGATGGCGCAGGCTAGTTCCTTCAGGCGCAAGGAGCGCGTCGCTAGCGCCGTTAGGAATGAGAAGGCCACCACGCCTCCGGCGATAAGCGCATCGGTGGGACGAACGACCGGAATGAACGCCAATAAAGCGCCCCAGAGCGTAAAACCTGCCAAGCGATGCTTCGCCAACTGCGTTTCGGGTGGCAGCAGCACTAACCGGCAGGCCAAAGCGAAGCTCCACCAGATGAGCGCGCAGGCGAGCGTCGTATTCCATGGTTCGACCCAGGTATTGCGCACATCTTGCGTGCCGACCGTCGCCAACAGGAAAAGCAGCACGCCGGTGAGAGGTCTCGCGCCCAGTGCCTGCGCGACCGCCAGAAAGCCGCCGCCCGTCAGAAGCAAGCAGATTAAATCAGGCAGGAAATAAGCATGGTAGCCCATCCAGGCGAAAGGTGCGCCAAGCAAGGCATAGCCGAAAGGATACCAATGCATGGCCGCATGAAAATCCAAATGCGCCAAGGCCTGTGCGGATTGGAGATATTTGGACTGATCGAACCAGCCCCACCACCCTTCTGGAAAGCGGGCTTTGGGGGAGGGAACGGCAGCGTTACGAAAATAGGAATTGGTATAGATCGCGCAGAGAACCAGTCCGCCCAGCCAGTAAGCTAAATGGCCCTCCAAGAAAGGCCGCCCCCCATCTGAACGACGCTCGGAACCCGATAGCGTCGAAATGTTGGCGACAAAAAGTTTGATCATTGAGGGTGGGTCCGGACTGCTTCGAAATACTGAGATGTTCCTTAACGATTTCAGGCATAAGAGCAAAGGTAGCGAGGCTTGTCGTATGCTGGATCAAACAGATGGATAGCCATCCCCAAGGCTTGCCTGTCAGCATGGAAGTTGTATTGATGCCCTGATTGATGCGCTAATAATTGACGCGGGAATGCGTTGTCATTTTGCGATTTTATGTGAAACGGTGATTTACTCCATGAACACATTTTCTTCGGGCAATTCAACGCTCGAAC from Kozakia baliensis encodes:
- a CDS encoding glycosyltransferase family 4 protein; the protein is MSERRLWIDVEDLFEYARTNARPSGIQRVAFEIQHALEQDEQWAHRLSYVRHTVDGLGLRVVPREQVDELYRRLTAPPAHRGAPTPVMSASEPTAPSRLRQAALRLPAPVRVPLGSLLRDQRQALQHGITLSKGVGAAGRDLARQWRSRRSEEDAPSEVFAPQPGDIFLALGAPWSHGTYGALLKRCREQHGMTTGLLIYDLIPLLWPEWCRPGLSRIFRRWYDEVIPECDLLFAISDATRADVERYAHNSGLALRSPVQVIPMGTSFSDANRHIGASPLGMSPSEYVLTVGTIEARKNHALLFRVWRRLLRERPPSTVPCLVFAGRRGWLVEDLLQQIRNSNFLDGHLVIVDGPSDEEINALYRGALFTVFPSFYEGWGLPVTESHGLGKVCATSDAASLAEAAGNFAPRFDPDNATQALKVISALIDNPDELRTREAALRAQFTPVPWSSAAKIISEKLSSF
- a CDS encoding GDP-mannose 4,6-dehydratase, which translates into the protein MRVLITGSNGFVGQHLTTRLLARFPDAELLPSIGDITDQAQIEEAIKRFKPDHCLHLAAISTIGAARSDPKRAWQVNLEGTLILAEAMQHHAPEGMFLFASTAEVYGKSFQAGTPLDEKGLLAPANAYALTKSAADLALGMLAMQGLRAVRMRPFNHTGPGQSADFVVPAFARQIARIGVGQQEPCLRVGNLDATRDFLDVRDVCDAYLDVIASASQIEPGAIFNLCSGQSRSIRSILDQLLEISGIEAKIEIDPARLRPSDIPMALGNANAAKASLNWRPRIDWETTLQDVMTDWRQRIAEDPEV
- a CDS encoding glycosyltransferase, producing MKVLVWQWGRRGGGPRFAIDLARGIASLPHHEIVLSLSRQSEFMNLDEVVCDLPVSTYTNIVGLLWRAICAPQLFFSLRKQLKGRGLDLAVCAMPGPLDLIMLGALRSIGVPVVVFVHDAQAHPGDGYPMQIFLQNILIRLADGVAVLSRHVARQLEQSGALHGRVPVLSTLPPSIFHKNFPAPMAHQGAKRFLFFGRLLHYKGLDLLAEALSLLPSDLAFEMRIVGNGPASETLRELARDARVRVENRWVPEDEIPALIAWADVLVLPYREASQSGVAGAAIMANRWAIATRVGGLTEQFADQTQAIICAPTASSIAAAIVEMVRTPPALPPRYDALKAWRNMSRQFLQDCGNLLAAR
- a CDS encoding GDP-mannose 4,6-dehydratase, which gives rise to MPTALITGITGQDGAYLSQLLLEKGYRVVGLLRRSASADVIGERLRWLGILDQVELVDGNLTDLSSLIRIMETVKPDEIYNLAAQSFVAASWQQPLLTGSVTGVGAVNVLEAVRIVRSDARFYQASSSEMFGLIQEPVQNEKTPFYPRSPYAVAKLYAHWMTVNYRESFGMHASSGILFNHESPLRGIEFVTRKVTDGVARIKLGLATQLPLGNLDATRDWGHARDYVRAMHLMLQQETPDDYVVATGRTTSIRDFCRIAFSYVGLNFEDHVVTRSDLLRPAEVQVLLGDADKARSALDWAPSVTLEEMIAEMIEADLARHRAQSRS
- a CDS encoding glycosyltransferase family 4 protein, giving the protein MKSALNGLWRLLPTEFRRHALYRIAAAVAPKAEKPPPICDGQIGLAGELSRSSGLGEGARLMIQALHAQQIPTTPLDIGTLSEPRRLTDQEKHSLSDRAALILHVNSPQLPIALNRMGRAFVQNRRIVGYWAWELPTLPPIWRAGLRCVHEIWAPSAFTASALETIAPGRVKVVPHPLAVEPPRPSVLDRSAFGVSQDAVMVLLCFNLASSFVRKNPISAIRAFREAFGDRKDRVLFVKMTETHHYPEDERTLREALAGMTNVMIETRELPPGDLHALTHLSDIVLSLHRSEGFGLIPAQAMLLERPVVATDWSATAEYLDESCGFPVAYHLVPARDPRGVFEAEKAVWAEADIHDAARKLRIAADDAALRKRLGAAARQRAQERFSPQALLRAVEALSRSDATS